A stretch of the Vicia villosa cultivar HV-30 ecotype Madison, WI unplaced genomic scaffold, Vvil1.0 ctg.000177F_1_1, whole genome shotgun sequence genome encodes the following:
- the LOC131624995 gene encoding putative F-box protein At5g55150, whose product MEMDWENLEANLLSLIFDKLVERMDHIYFNVVCKNWYSIAKFNYQSRQIHNNVLPMLMIPTKKRLVRSLYGISCKKDYKIKLSVPSNKRLCGSSHGWLAKVDDCSKGIFITLINPFKNAVSIKLPLMYIMDMYKTRKYYEYDVHKVVLSTNPSFKPLDYIVVVIYSVRRCLAFLKAGQKNWTYIDDAHRSFNDVIFYEGLVYAVGRWNNIVSFDLSYAKNDHIIPKVVSLKGDDYANRAYLVKSLEGQLWLVRKFIGYHGDEDDEDNIEPSGGAKRFEVYNLELDFQTGELIQRLKIDSLGDNVLFLGDNDSVAVSASYFSNYLKKDSIYYTDDFYDDSPPYPNGPFDMKIYNVKEESFNQHCPYHPRFKRMPPALWVIPPCQ is encoded by the coding sequence atgGAGATGGATTGGGAGAACTTAGAAGCAAATCTTTTAAGTTTAATTTTTGATAAGCTAGTAGAACGTATGGATCACATCTATTTTAATGTTGTATGCAAGAATTGGTATTCCATTGCAAAGTTTAACTATCAAAGTCGACAAATACATAATAATGTATTGCCCATGCTTATGATTCCCACAAAAAAGAGGTTGGTGAGAAGTTTATATGGAATTTCATGCAAAAAAGATTACAAAATCAAACTGTCAGTACCTTCTAACAAGAGGCTTTGTGGTTCAAGTCATGGTTGGCTAGCTAAGGTGGATGATTGTTCTAAAGGTATCTTTATAACACTCATCAATCCTTTTAAAAATGCGGTATCCATCAAGTTACCACTCATGTACATCATGGACATgtataaaacaagaaaatattatGAGTATGATGTGCATAAGGTAGTTTTGTCTACTAATCCTTCATTTAAGCCACTTGATTACATAGTTGTAGTCATTTATAGTGTGCGTAGATGTCTTGCTTTCCTAAAAGCTGGACAAAAGAATTGGACTTATATTGATGATGCTCACCGTTCCTTCAATGATGTTATATTTTACGAAGGTCTAGTCTATGCTGTGGGGCGGTGGAATAACATTGTCTCTTTTGATTTGTCATATGCAAAGAATGATCATATAATTCCCAAAGTTGTTTCTTTGAAGGGGGATGATTATGCTAATCGAGCTTATCTTGTAAAATCATTGGAAGGACAGTTATGGCTTGTAAGAAAATTTATTGGGTATCACGGTGacgaagatgatgaagataataTCGAGCCTAGTGGTGGTGCAAAAAGATTCGAagtatataatttagaattggaTTTCCAAACGGGTGAACTTATACAAAGGTTAAAAATTGATAGTTTGGGAGACAATGTCTTATTCCTGGGAGATAATGATTCTGTAGCCGTGTCGGCTTCATACTTTTCTAATTATCTTAAAAAAGATTCGATTTATTATACAGACGATTTTTACGACGACTCGCCACCTTATCCTAATGGACCATTTGATATGAAGATCTATAATGTAAAAGAGGAAAGTTTTAATCAACATTGTCCATATCACCCTAGGTTTAAACGAATGCCACCCGCACTGTGGGTTATTCCACCATGTCAATAG
- the LOC131624996 gene encoding uncharacterized protein LOC131624996, whose amino-acid sequence MWVRKGVISIIDLSNEYFLVAFSHDDDKKLAMLNGPWFIYDHYLTFKDWRPNFQPDSDSIVEVAVWVRISGLPIEYYDLRSLTAFGNQIGSTIKVDKTTIKKERGKYARICVTVNLTKPLLAMFEINGSCYKFEYEGLHLLCLSCGRYGHYKEGCMHREKESNVVDDRNTMRMGDKDVRMNGEGSGAKYVDNGPWQIVQKPRRNKRAADGRKASSPANFNGSINGVGSRFLVLENEDGVINTITLENNVETEKVSEDVGVAQIMHGNNIATNNSRREKVNMGKEKVTYGGPIFNLSPYLTNSVNDLAIHGDTIKEHINSKKGGTIMGSGRRRHHVVPQENKKFHIAARGGVAVKENASSISKKGLEDIFGQSASSDQTRMEKANIFTIEKPPDPPSVDGTGSQAIDAAMNLMTDCSVGTVVGKDINYEYSVEDAASSAFFRICKQYVDSHKPSMIVIVETRHLLWEELINLAANINEPWMLAGDFNDLADPSDKKGGAPISVRRCKNFLNRVNMCKLNELVSHGPKFTWKGPVYHGGQDIYEKLDRVMSNDLWRLNFPDVFVKVLVRVAFSDHHPVLINLKEDYVCPRIHDFKFESAWMMHETYQDMLKGCWQKDDNLNQNLSNIVNGIKQWKFETFDQVHRGKRSVTNRLNGVQRSLQINDNSGGMKALEIKLQNELSRILNQEELMWFQRSRTMWLADGDRNTRYYHMKAINHRKRNRILMLKDDNDSWIEDSSQLQQHATNFYMNLFSSPNRWSNWMQTDISFPKLEHFELKLLNVPICAEEVYKALFSMKPWKAPGPDGFPAGFYQKAYDELSKKCHWYWQRCL is encoded by the exons ATGTGGGTGCGTAAAGGAGTTATTAGCATTATTGATCTCAGTAATGAATACTTTCTAGTAGCTTTTTCACATGATGATGATAAGAAGTTAGCAATGTTGAACGGTCCTTGGTTTATATACGATCACTATCTCACTTTCAAAGATTGGAGACCAAACTTTCAACCAGATAGCGATTCCATTGTTGAAGTGGCTGTTTGGGTGAGAATATCGGGATTGCCCATTGAATACTATGATCTGAGGTCCTTGACAGCTTTTGGGAATCAGATTGGTAGCACGATCAAGGTGGACAAAACAACTATTAAAAAAGAACGCGGGAAATATGCTAGAATATGTGTTACAGTCAACTTAACTAAGCCTCTTCTGGCCATGTTTGAAATCAATGGCAGTTGCTATAAATTTGAGTACGAAGGTCTCCATCTTTTGTGTCTCTCGTGTGGTAGATACGGGCACTATAAAGAAGGTTGCATGCACAGAGAAAAGGAGAGTAATGTTGTTGATGATAGGAATACCATGAGAATGGGAGATAAAGATGTGCGTATGAATGGAGAAGGCAGTGGAGCAAAGTATGTTGATAATGGTCCATGGCAAATCGTGCAGAAGCCGAGAAGGAATAAGCGTGCTGCTGATGGCCGGAAAGCTTCTTCTCCGGCGAACTTCAATGGGAGCATTAATGGAGTGGGATCTCGTTTTCTTGTTTTGGAGAATGAGGATGGCGTAATTAATACTATTACTTTGGAGAATAATGTGGAGACTGAAAAGGTATCTGAGGATGTTGGTGTGGCACAAATCATGCATGGGAATAATATTGCTACCAATAATAGTAGGAGAGAGAAAGTGAATATGGGGAAAGAGAAAGTTACGTATGGGGGACCAATTTTTAATCTCTCACCATATTTGACCAATTCAGTCAATGATTTGGCTATCCATGGGGACACAATTAAGGAACACATTAATAGCAAGAAAGGTGGGACCATCATGGGGAGTGGTAGGAGACGTCACCACGTAGTACCACAAGAAAATAAAAAGTTCCATATAGCAGCACGTGGGGGAGTAGCAGTGAAGGAAAATGCTAGCAGCATTAGTAAAAAAGGTTTGGAAGATATCTTCGGCCAGTCTGCCAGTTCTGACCAAACTAGAATGGAGAAGGCAAATATCTTCA CCATTGAGAAACCACCGGATCCTCCGAGTGTTGATGGTACTGGTAGTCAAGCCATTGATGCAGCCATGAATCTGATGACTGATTGTTCAGTTGGTACTGTGGTTGGAAAGGATATTAATTATGAATATTCAGTGGA AGATGCTGCTAGCAGTGCTTTCTTTAGAATTTGCAAACAATATGTAGATAGCCACAAGCCTTCTATGATTGTTATTGTTGAGACTAG ACATCTTTTGTGGGAAGAACTGATTAATCTGGCTGCTAACATCAATGAGCCTTGGATGTTGGCAGGAGATTTTAACGATTTAGCTGATCCTAGTGATAAAAAAGGTGGTGCTCCTATTTCCGTGAGAAGGTGTAAGAATTTTCTGAACAGAGTGAATATGTGTAAGCTTAATGAGTTGGTGTCGCATGGTCCTAAGTTTACTTGGAAAGGTCCTGTTTATCATGGTGGCCAAGACATTTATGAGAAGCTTGATAGAGTTATGAGCAATGATTTGTGGAGATTGAATTTTCCTGATGTTTTTGTTAAGGTGTTGGTGAGGgtagctttttctgatcatcaccCTGTCCTCATTAATCTTAAGGAGGATTACGTTTGCCCTAGGATCCATGATTTCAAGTTTGAAAGTGCATGGATGATGCATGAGACTTATCAGGATATGTTGAAAGGCTGTTGGCAGAAGGACGACAATTTGAACCAGAATCTCAGCAATATCGTTAATGGTATTAAGCAGTGGAAGTTTGAAACTTTTGATCAAGTGCATCGTGGTAAAAGATCCGTTACTAATAGGCTTAATGGTGTGCAAAGAAGTCTTCAAATTAACGACAATTCTGGTGGTATGAAGGCGCTTGAAATAAAACTTCAAAATGAGTTAAGTAGAATTCTCAATCAAGAAGAACTCATGTGGTTCCAACGCTCTAGAACGATGTGGCTGGCAGACGGTGATAGAAATACTAGATATTACCATATGAAGGCTATCAATCATAGAAAAAGAAACAGAATCTTGATGCTTAAAGATGATAATGACTCTTGGATAGAAGACAGTTCTCAACTTCAACAGCATGCGACTAATTTCTATATGAATTTGTTTTCCTCTCCTAACAGATGGAGTAATTGGATGCAAACTGATATCAGCTTTCCAAAACTTGAGCATTTTGAGCTTAAGCTCTTGAATGTTCCTATTTGTGCTGAGGAGGTCTATAAGGCTCTTTTCTCTATGAAGCCTTGGAAGGCCCCCGGTCCCGACGGCTTTCCCGCGGGGTTCTATCAGAAGGCTTATGACGAATTATCGAAAAAGTGTCATTGGTATTGGCAGCGCTGCTTGTAA